The Candidatus Stygibacter australis genome has a window encoding:
- a CDS encoding glycosyltransferase translates to MRVLFVIESMPCHRFLKEAQALNALGIELYMCYRKRGATIAKDADFSIFKSILTLKKRQRFFKKKLLQFIKDNRIEVIHYHNYPDRLGFQVLNYGLKIPVVYDQHDLMSIQKTKFNRKKKYWEQYCLENADGVVFVTEHYQKKSFELYNIRAPHIVLPNLTSQNVIKEIASSEEKLSCQDGNIHLVWVGHINSDDTHHKCMLKSFRVLSERGFHIHVYPTRSKEYHDYREIANVHLHDQLSYEDMMKKINIYDAGIAINNPYMPDKTRMYTLLHVFQNKLNDYIFAGIPAITLNSFEPMADYINKYEVGFTFDTLEEMTPEMIREKMPQYLTNISEKRPVLLKKINQQVEEVIALYHDLKEKKQDGTS, encoded by the coding sequence ATGCGAGTATTATTTGTGATAGAATCAATGCCATGTCATCGGTTTTTAAAAGAGGCTCAGGCTTTGAATGCTTTAGGTATTGAGCTGTATATGTGTTATCGAAAACGCGGAGCGACGATAGCAAAAGATGCTGACTTTTCTATATTCAAATCGATTTTGACCTTAAAGAAACGTCAGAGATTTTTCAAGAAGAAGCTGCTGCAATTTATTAAAGATAATCGGATAGAAGTTATTCATTATCATAATTATCCTGACAGGCTGGGTTTTCAAGTGCTGAATTATGGTCTCAAGATACCAGTTGTCTATGATCAGCATGATCTGATGAGTATCCAGAAAACCAAATTCAACCGAAAAAAGAAATACTGGGAACAATATTGTCTGGAAAATGCTGATGGAGTAGTGTTTGTAACTGAACACTATCAGAAAAAATCCTTTGAGCTATATAACATAAGAGCACCACATATAGTATTACCAAATCTCACCTCACAGAATGTAATCAAAGAAATTGCTTCATCTGAGGAAAAACTTTCATGTCAAGACGGTAATATCCATTTAGTGTGGGTTGGTCACATTAATTCTGATGATACTCATCATAAATGTATGCTGAAATCATTCAGGGTATTATCCGAGCGGGGATTTCATATCCATGTGTATCCCACCCGCAGCAAAGAATATCATGATTATCGAGAAATTGCTAATGTGCATTTGCATGATCAATTGAGCTATGAAGACATGATGAAAAAAATCAATATCTATGATGCCGGGATTGCTATTAATAATCCCTATATGCCTGATAAAACCAGAATGTACACTTTATTGCACGTCTTTCAGAATAAATTGAATGATTACATTTTTGCTGGAATACCCGCAATCACGCTTAATTCTTTTGAACCCATGGCAGACTATATCAATAAATACGAAGTAGGATTCACCTTTGACACATTAGAGGAAATGACTCCCGAGATGATCAGGGAAAAAATGCCTCAATACCTTACAAATATTTCTGAGAAGCGTCCTGTATTACTTAAAAAGATAAATCAGCAGGTGGAAGAAGTGATAGCACTATATCATGATTTAAAGGAAAAGAAACAGGATGGCACGTCATAA
- a CDS encoding glycosyltransferase, translating into MKLIKLNNIYDITFVCRKDYDHFAQPILKELEKKYRIQYLYLNHKLEYWHFLVRGRVIWVEWANKFALTVSKKRWKNKKLIIRLHRYEILSKYMNKITWGNVNKLVFVNEHFENEFKEKISSEVNAITIPNAIDIDSFPSLPHLYGKSICAYGFGFDPIKGYDQLINMFGKLVKRDPDFHLTIMGMITKQDTSIRHLKEIKDQIIALGLVENISIIERQCVDSLVDDRSNVVSFLQNHDIIMSYSHTESFHYAFAEGMLCGLEGFYNMWHNSLIKNYWRNWGYGSEEELIDSIIKWTNLSQLEKERKAQENREYIINNFSSEVISKKYEKIFWE; encoded by the coding sequence ATGAAATTAATAAAGTTAAATAACATTTATGATATAACTTTTGTTTGCCGAAAGGATTACGATCACTTTGCTCAACCGATTCTGAAAGAGCTGGAGAAGAAATACCGAATTCAGTATCTATATCTGAACCATAAATTAGAGTATTGGCATTTTTTAGTAAGGGGCAGGGTTATTTGGGTTGAATGGGCAAATAAATTTGCATTAACAGTCTCGAAAAAGAGATGGAAAAATAAGAAACTGATCATTCGCTTACATAGATATGAAATTCTTTCAAAATATATGAATAAAATTACCTGGGGGAATGTGAATAAACTGGTATTTGTTAATGAGCACTTTGAAAACGAGTTTAAAGAAAAAATAAGTTCGGAAGTGAATGCAATAACAATACCTAATGCAATTGATATAGATTCATTTCCTTCTCTTCCCCATTTGTATGGGAAATCTATCTGCGCCTATGGTTTTGGTTTCGATCCAATAAAAGGCTATGATCAATTAATCAATATGTTTGGCAAATTAGTAAAAAGGGATCCTGACTTTCATCTTACTATTATGGGCATGATAACGAAACAAGATACATCTATAAGACATCTTAAAGAGATCAAGGATCAAATAATAGCTTTAGGACTTGTGGAAAATATTTCAATAATCGAAAGACAGTGTGTTGATTCTCTGGTTGATGACAGATCAAACGTGGTAAGCTTTTTACAGAATCATGATATAATTATGAGTTATAGTCACACAGAATCTTTCCATTATGCATTTGCTGAGGGAATGTTATGTGGTTTAGAAGGATTTTATAATATGTGGCATAACTCATTAATCAAGAATTATTGGAGAAATTGGGGCTACGGATCAGAGGAAGAATTGATTGATAGTATAATAAAATGGACAAATTTATCACAATTAGAAAAAGAGAGAAAAGCACAAGAGAATCGGGAATATATAATAAATAATTTTAGCTCAGAAGTAATAAGCAAGAAATACGAAAAAATATTCTGGGAGTGA
- a CDS encoding glycosyltransferase family 2 protein yields the protein MYRQKVSGFVPCQNSEAVIRECLESLRWCDEVLVVDGYSTDKTLEIVNEFENTRIIQHEYINSVKQKAWALPQAKYEWIFQLDSDERCTPKLQKRIEKILSQETISGYCYKFRMKTILFGKLLKHDVYTGYRTKRFYRREIYKTFTKSRVHGRLIPPEPSIFISDVYVYHDPIRNFSQNWQKMIRYAEWAAQDLYDNKVKVHWWNLLFQPAIKFWRFYLLNAGFRDGLAGIIMCTFGGLAVFMKYAKLWELYQKNEKAEV from the coding sequence ATGTATCGTCAAAAAGTTAGTGGATTTGTCCCCTGTCAAAACTCAGAGGCTGTAATCCGGGAGTGCCTGGAGTCTTTGCGGTGGTGCGACGAAGTATTAGTAGTAGATGGCTATTCTACTGATAAAACCCTTGAAATTGTAAATGAATTTGAGAATACCAGAATAATCCAGCATGAGTATATAAATAGCGTAAAACAGAAAGCATGGGCATTGCCTCAGGCAAAATATGAATGGATATTTCAGCTTGATTCTGATGAGCGTTGTACTCCAAAACTGCAAAAAAGAATAGAAAAAATACTGAGTCAGGAAACCATCTCAGGATATTGCTATAAATTCAGAATGAAGACCATATTATTTGGCAAATTGCTTAAGCATGACGTTTATACGGGATATCGCACTAAAAGATTTTACCGTAGAGAGATCTATAAAACATTTACGAAAAGCAGAGTGCATGGACGTCTGATCCCCCCCGAACCTTCGATATTTATCAGCGACGTTTACGTTTACCATGATCCAATCCGCAATTTCAGTCAGAACTGGCAGAAAATGATCCGTTATGCAGAATGGGCAGCTCAGGATCTATATGATAATAAAGTAAAAGTGCACTGGTGGAACCTTTTATTTCAACCAGCTATAAAATTCTGGAGGTTTTACCTTTTAAATGCCGGGTTCCGGGATGGTCTTGCCGGGATCATAATGTGCACCTTTGGTGGTTTAGCCGTATTTATGAAATATGCCAAGCTCTGGGAACTCTATCAGAAGAATGAAAAAGCAGAAGTCTGA